The nucleotide window CCTGACGCGGTCACCTTCATGCGGACTCGGTGCAACAGGATCTCCCGGAGAGAGCATTCAGTCCTCATGCGTGACGCCGCGAGCGGATGGTGACAAAAGCGTGAAAGGTCCGGCTGTTGCACAGCATGCGCAAGGTGATACAGTTCAAGTAAAGCATGCGGGAGGATACCATGAACATCCTGAAAGGTATCGCGGGTGGAGCATTGCTGCTGGTCGCGGCACAGGCCGTGCCGGTCGATGCTCCGGCGGGCAGCCGGCCGCAATGGCAGGTGCTGTTCGGCGACAAGGATTCACAAAACTCCTATGACAAGGCAAACGTGAAGAAAAACGGAAATATCATCACCGTTACCACCAGGATTGCCTATACCGCCAAGGGAAAGGCGGATGCGCTGGAGCTGTTGAAATACCCCCAGGGCTTTGACGACCTCGCCTACACCATCTACGTGCACGATACCAATTGCAGCGACATGATCAACAAACTGCGCACGGTGACCCATTACAACAGCAAGGGGGCGGAGATCAGAAACGTGGACATGTCGGGCGTGGCGGAATGGGAAAAGATCCAGCCGGACTCGCTCATGGAAATGGTGGCAAATGCGGAGTGCCCGCGGTAGGCAGATGAAGCGCTGCTGGCTGAGTGCTGACCAAAGGCATGCAGGCTGGGTAAAGGGGCCGGATAGTTGTCCGGCCCGCTCCTTTTGTGCCCGAAGTGCTTAGTCGCGTTGGTATCCCAGGGAGTCGTGGCAACTGGTGGTGCAGTTCCCCCCCTTGTCCGTGGCGGTGTAGGTGATGGTAACCGCTTCCGCGCCTTTGGCTCCCTTCGGCCGCATCAGGTAAAGCTGTTGGCTGGCATGGGCATCGTGGCAGGTGAGACAGGGGATGGCAGCGCCCTTCCTGCCGGCATGCAGGTAGTGCAGATTCTGCGTGCCGTCGCGGAATCCGGTCTTGGTGGTTTCCCGCTCTTTTACCAGCGCGCAATCGTGGCATTCGAAGCAGAGTTTTTCCGGCTTGGCCCTGAGCAGTTTCCGGTGCGGCGAATTATGGGGGGCGTGGCAGCCAAGGCATTCGTTCGCCATGATGGGAGGGTGCACGCTCTTTTGGTTTGACTGGTTATCGTGGCACTCGTAGCACAGTGTGGCACTCCTGTCCTTGACGGCATAGAGGCTGTGATCGCTCTGATGGTTGCCGGGCCTGGTCTGGTGGCAGGGGGTGCATTCTTTGCCGGCCACCGCTTCGTGCACGTACCGGCCGGTAATCTTGCTCCGATGGCATTGATGGCAGGGCTTGCCGTTGGAAGGATCGATGGTCCCCTGTGCATCAGCCATAGAGGCGGGCATCTGAAAAATGACTGCAGGCAGAGCAAGCATCAAAGCGGCAAGGGTCTTTTTCATTCGGCCTCCCCTCCGGTAAAGGCGGAAACGCCCTCACCGATCCGTGAATGGTATACACCCACAACTGCGCTGTTTCTTCATTTGCCTGTCAATTTCCGGTCATGACCATCCGCGGCTCGACGTAGCGCAAAAGTGACAGTAAAAGAATACCCGGGGGTAGGAAAAATACAAGACAGGCTGAACCCGAGCGACATTCAGCATATGTCAGGGTACTTGTTCCGTTGTCAGGTGTTCGGAACACTCATCCCCCGTAAACCTCGGGGGAGCCTGCCAGCGCCAGCCAAGCCTGTGCCGCGTGCGACAGATAACCGCCGCGCCGCCAGACCAGGGCCATGTGCCAGTAGATCGCGGGGTGCCCGACTGCGACGCGTTTCGTCAGGGGATGCGGCCGCTGTTCGGCGATCAAGCGTGGCAGCAGGGCAACGCCGAGCTTGGCGGCCACAAGCTCGATGATGAAATCGATCTGGCTCGACTGGGTCGCCACGCTGGGCGTGAAGCCGCTTGCCCGGCACGCCTCCAAAATGATGGGGTTGAGCGCAAACTCCGGTCCGTACAGGATAAACGGCATATCAGCCAACTCTTCGAAGGCGAGCGTGTCGCATTCAGCCAGTGGATGGTCGGCTGCCAGCAGGAGATCAATCGGTTCCCGTCGCACCTCCTGCCACTCGAATTCTTCACTGATCGGCAGCAGCGAAGCGGCCAGGTCCAGTTCACCGGCCAGTACCAGTTCTTCCAGGCGTTTGCTGCCATTCTCCACCAGTTTAATGTCCACATCCGGATAGCGGCTCCGATAGGCGGCAAACCAGCGGGCAAAAAGGGTGTTGCTGCCAATCAAGGGAAATCCCAGACGCAGGGTGCCCCCCGCAAGATTCCGCAATTCCTCCAATTCTATCTTCAAATCGTCGGCCTGCGCCAGGATCGTCAAGGCGCGACGGTAAACGATTTCGCCGGCCTCCGTCAGCCTGCTGCGGTGGCCGATCCGTTCGAGCAACCGGAGCCCCAGTTCATCTTCCAGCTGTTTGACCGCCTTGCTTACTGTCGATTGAGTCGCAAACACCGTCCTGGCGGCTCTCGAAAAACCCCCTTGACGAACCACCTCGACCAATGCCCGCAATGTCCGGATTTCCATTTTTATTCCATTTCTGAATTATTTCGAGTCATAAAATTCATTTTACGAATAGCATGATTCGCCCTATGATGCAATCAAGCAAGCGAAAGGAGCTTCCATGAACAGGTATCGACGTATGAGCGTTTGGCGGCGGCGCTGTCGTTCCAGCCGGTTGTTTCAGGCGCTTCTCATTCTGGGCTTCTGGCTGGGCGGCGAGATTATCGTGCGTTGGACCGGGCTGCCGCTTCCCGGAGCTATTGCAGGATTGTTCATCATGCTCGCTTTGCTGGGAAGCGGGCGGCTCAGCATTGGAACGGTGCGCCGCGGAGCGCAGTGGTTTCTGGCCGAGATGCTTCTCTTCTTCGTGCCCGCAGTGCTGGCGGTGCTGGATCATCCGGAGTTACTCGGTCTGCTGGGGCTGAAGATCCTGGCGGTAATCGTGCTGGGCACGCTGATCGTCATGATTGTCACGGCAACGGTCATGGACGTTTGTTTTCGCCTGAGCGTCGCCGGGAAGGGGCATGCCGATGTCGCAGAGTAGCGACTGGCTGTTCAGGGCGCTATGGTGGTCAGTGTTGACCATTGCGCTCTACATGTTCGGGAAAGCGTTGTACCGCCGCTGGCCCAGCTGGTGGTCGTCGCCGTTGTTGGTGGCGCCGCTGCTGTTGATCATGGCTGCGCTCGCGTCTCATGTGACTTATCGGGAGTATAGCCGGGGGACGCACTGGCTGGTCGCCCTGCTTGCCCCGGCAACGGTCTCGTTTGCCGTTCCGATCTACGAACAGCGCATGCTGATACGTCGGCACTGGCTGCCGCTACTCGTCGGAGTACTGGTGGGGAGTATCACGGCGATAGTCTCTTCATGGCTACTGGCGCGTCTGTTCGGACTGAGTGATCTCGTACGTCTGAGTC belongs to Geobacter sp. SVR and includes:
- a CDS encoding surface-adhesin E family protein, coding for MNILKGIAGGALLLVAAQAVPVDAPAGSRPQWQVLFGDKDSQNSYDKANVKKNGNIITVTTRIAYTAKGKADALELLKYPQGFDDLAYTIYVHDTNCSDMINKLRTVTHYNSKGAEIRNVDMSGVAEWEKIQPDSLMEMVANAECPR
- a CDS encoding cytochrome c3 family protein, which produces MKKTLAALMLALPAVIFQMPASMADAQGTIDPSNGKPCHQCHRSKITGRYVHEAVAGKECTPCHQTRPGNHQSDHSLYAVKDRSATLCYECHDNQSNQKSVHPPIMANECLGCHAPHNSPHRKLLRAKPEKLCFECHDCALVKERETTKTGFRDGTQNLHYLHAGRKGAAIPCLTCHDAHASQQLYLMRPKGAKGAEAVTITYTATDKGGNCTTSCHDSLGYQRD
- a CDS encoding LysR family transcriptional regulator, coding for MEIRTLRALVEVVRQGGFSRAARTVFATQSTVSKAVKQLEDELGLRLLERIGHRSRLTEAGEIVYRRALTILAQADDLKIELEELRNLAGGTLRLGFPLIGSNTLFARWFAAYRSRYPDVDIKLVENGSKRLEELVLAGELDLAASLLPISEEFEWQEVRREPIDLLLAADHPLAECDTLAFEELADMPFILYGPEFALNPIILEACRASGFTPSVATQSSQIDFIIELVAAKLGVALLPRLIAEQRPHPLTKRVAVGHPAIYWHMALVWRRGGYLSHAAQAWLALAGSPEVYGG
- a CDS encoding CidA/LrgA family protein, which produces MNRYRRMSVWRRRCRSSRLFQALLILGFWLGGEIIVRWTGLPLPGAIAGLFIMLALLGSGRLSIGTVRRGAQWFLAEMLLFFVPAVLAVLDHPELLGLLGLKILAVIVLGTLIVMIVTATVMDVCFRLSVAGKGHADVAE
- a CDS encoding LrgB family protein yields the protein MSQSSDWLFRALWWSVLTIALYMFGKALYRRWPSWWSSPLLVAPLLLIMAALASHVTYREYSRGTHWLVALLAPATVSFAVPIYEQRMLIRRHWLPLLVGVLVGSITAIVSSWLLARLFGLSDLVRLSLLPRSLSTPFAMTVSGDLGGAPALTAVFVVITGVLGAAMGEGLLNCLPLRSVLAQGALFGMGAHGAGTAKAHQIDGEIGAIAGLVMVLVGMLNVLAAPLLAHILH